DNA from Arthrobacter sp. PvP023:
TCATACCACCGATGATCAGACTACTGTCCGCCGAGCAGACAGATAAAACACTGCGCGGCCTCAGAGACCGTTCCAGCTCCCCGTCGGCACGGCAAGGACCGTTTTGGTCGGGTCTGTCGAGGCGATCAACGGCCGGATCACCGCGTCATGGGTCACAACGATCACGGATACACCCGGGGAGTCGGCAAGGAGTGCATCAAGGGCCGGGCGGGCACGGGCGAGAACGTCCGCGGCCGGCTCCACACCGGGCGCCGGCAGGCAATGCAGCGACGCCCACAACGGCGTCGCAGACGCCGTAGGCCCTGCCCCGCCCGTCCTGGCCGACGAAGTCGGCGATCAACGCCCGGGACACACCTTCGGTGACGGCGTAGAAGACGCCGTAGAAGGCGAACAGGGGCCAGACCTGCCACGCGGAGTTGGCCACAGCGAAGCCCAGGTAGCAGAGCCCGTAGACCGTCCAGCCGATGGTAATCAGCGGGAGCCGGCTGCCGCCGGACTGCCAGATCGATGGACGATTGGGCCGTTTCCTGGTCCGTTCGTCCTTCGCTCGGCTGGAGCAGGAGACGAAGCGGAACTATGCGACGGACTACTGCGTCTTCTTCGACTTCCTGTGGCGTCGAGACGAGGACTGGGATGAGGCAGGCCCCGATGACCTGTGGGATTTCGAGGACTGGCGCACCAGGTCGCTGAGCAACCCGCGGCGGGTCGGCGGTGCCCGCTGGAACCGGGGCCTTGCGGCGTTGGGCCGCCTGTACTCGTGGGCGGTCAAGCAGGGATACGTGTCGGTGAGCCCGATAGAAGCGCGGGAGGTGGCGCGGCCCGGGCGCACGCCCGGGCTGTCCGATGCTGAGCGGCTCTGCCTGGTGGTGGCGCAGCAACTGCTCGGATACTCGTCCGAAACCAGGTGGATCCGTTACGCCGGGACGCACCTGACCGGGATGTTCCCCGGAATTCCGCAGCAGTCCGGCTACAACAAACGGATCCGGGCCGCCGGGACGCTGATCTCCGCGACCATCACGGCCCTGGCCAAGGACACACCGTCCTGGCATGACGTGCTCCGGCTGGTCGATTCCACCCCGCTGCCCTGCGGGATGTCGCGGGAAACCGTCAAACGGTCCGATCTGGCCGCGCACGCCGGCTACGGCTACTGCGCCTCGCACTCACGCTTCTTCTGGGGATTCCGCCTGTACCTGATCAGCACCCCGGAAGGAATGCCGCAACTAAGAAGTTGCGCGTCAAACTCCATGCGACAGCCCGGGTGAGATCTCAAGCTCTGGTTACACTTGCCCGTCGGTGGTGTGACTCTGGCAAACTACCTGCGGTGAGGTCAACGCGAAGGTGCCCGCAGCAGCTCCGGCGCGGAGCAGCGCCGCGGCCAGGAACACCGCCACGTTGCCCATCCTCATGTTTCACGCGCAGGTTCCGCACGTCACTCCAACGGCGAACTGCACATCCTGGGGCTGTGGCCGGGGACGGCGGGGCAGGAGCGAAGTTCTGGCTCGCCGTGCTGACGAAATCAAGAGCCGCGGTGTTGAGACGTCGAGTGACGGCTAATCGAGTGCATCCGCGGGGGCGTGGACCGGGCACCGGCGAGGCTCGTGAGCGGCTCTTGCCCGGATCCGCTCCGGTCTTGGTGCGTACATACCGCGGTTCAAGGTCACCACGTAATAGCTGTTTCGTCGCGAAGAGGCCCGTGGATAGCCATCACCGGGCCCTCGCCCTGTAGTTCCGCCTGGCCGACTCCAGCGCCCAACCTCCCTCCGTTGTGCCCGAAGTGGGCTGCGTTACAACCCACCCAGCACTGAGGGGTGCAGGACTCCAAGGAATCCTGCACCCCTCACTAGCGCTTGGGTCACTAGCGCTTGGGCGATCTGACCTACTGCTTCTCAGACGTTGAAATGTTGACCCCGGTAGGAGACCCAAACACCTTGAGAGATGTTGTAAACGGGAGTTACAACGCCAAGCCTCCACCACGGACGCTTGCACCAAATCACTCCCGTCAGATGGTTCCCAGCGTAAAGCCTTGCGCCGATATTGATCGTGCGTCCTCGGGTATAAGGGGCAGAACCATACTGCGACCCCATTTGGACTGCTACTACAGAGCCTCCGCCTGTGGCAGCGCATCGCCAGTCTCCAAAGGTCACGGATATAGTTGCCCCCGCCGCATTCGCCGGTGCAGCGGATACAACACCGGCCAAAGCTAGGGTTATGGCGACGGCGACTGCCGAAGCTGTAGAGGCTATCTTGTGTATCATCGAATGGCTCCTTCTGAGCAAGGGGTGCGAGTACTGATATTTGATCAGGACGCCGATCGACTATCTAGATGCCGTTCATGGGCACTTTGTTGGGAGTGCTGCATGCGGTCCTCCCACTTGGGAGGTGTTTGTAAGCGCCTATTCGAGAATGCGTTTTTGTGCCGCTTCCTCTACCGTGAGCCCGTCTCCAGGGTCGACGAAACCGAGGTAAAGGCCCAGGGCTGCTGTTCCCAGAATTGTCGATCTTGTTTCGTGATCGAGGATGGGTTCATCTACGCCGGCGAGCAGGCGCATGCCGAGACCTTCGGCGGTGGCTTGCAGGATGATGTTGAAGGTTTCCAGGGAAATGCCGGGCCGGAATTGCACACCGTGTGCCTTGAAGATCTGCGTGTAGAGAGCCGTCCAGGCCTCGGAAAGCGTGGCATACATTCTCGACAATGCTTCAGATGCAACCGAGTCTGCGCCGGCGGATGCGACGGCAAGGAGTTGGAATCTGTAGGCAGGGAGCTCAAGAACAAGTTTTAGGTCTTCGTATGCAATTCGATGCACAGAATCTGAGAACTCTTCGGCTGAGCTCAACATCTCCTCGGCACTCCGGGACAGTGCGATATGCAGGCTCCAATGGCGGGCGGTCAGCGCGTAGGAGATGAAATCCGCAAGAAAATGCTGATGTGCAGTCCAGCGGTCCCGGAATTTACCAGGGGTCGGTATCAGGTCTGGGGAGTCTGCGAGAGTCTGCGCGAGAACTTTGGGGCGCGACAGGTACGACATCGTGGGGCGGACCTCTTCAGCGTCGTTGGGGGTTCCCAAGAAGAGTTCTTCGGTTAGTTTCAGAGCAGAAGCCAGGAATGCCTTAGTCAATGGATCGTTGGCCAGTTTCTGCCGGCCTTTGGCTGTGACCCGCGCCAGGTTAGTGACAATTCCGGACAGATCACCAGGATCCTCGTGCCGCACCGGTATCCCTACGGCGTTCTGTACGTCGAATTCCACTTACCGCCTCCTCACCGCACCATTTACGGATTCAATCCATTGACCTCAAACTAGTTCACGACTCAATTGCTTGGCGGTTTGTGTCAGATCCGTGACGGCTAAGCCGATCGCCATATTCGACTACCGAGAGCGTCGGATTTAGCGTCGGCCGAGATGCTCTACGTATAAGTCTGAAATTGATCTAGGGCAATAAAGTCAGGTACTTGTCGCGGAGTTCAGGACGGTGGCGAGGTCGATGAGCGTTGAATCCGTGTCGGTGTTGGTCGCGATACCCCGTTTGTTGGCTGCCTTTGAACATTTCCTGCAGCCGCCCGGGAGGAACCAGGCCACGGATCCAGTCTTCTGGCCGCATAGTGTCGTGACGAGCGCAGAATTCAAGGACAGGTGCGTCGACGTGCCACCGCCCGCGTTGACCACATTGACGTCCTAGGTGCGTCGAGAGCCGAGTTCGGATTACGGACGAGCTTGAAAGTCTCCAGAAACGCCAGCGCGGTCAATGGGGTTCGGAAGTGTTTCCAAAATGCTGCTTTTGCCGAGGTACTTTTGCCAGCTCTTCTTCCCCCACTTGAAGGCCTCCTACGGTGGACGGCCCTTCGCGTTCCACTTCTGGAATCTCGTCATCCGGTTGACGGGTACGCTGGCATGGTCTGACTCCCCAGATAGATGGTTCAACTGCCTTCGCATAAGCCCCTGCGATCTGGCTAATGGATATGAATTGTGGAGAGATCCTCGGTGGATGCGCCTATGCCTTTGGTGTCGACCGCCTTATTCAATTCCGACCACGTCAACTGCCGAGACCAATTCGGTTAGAGTTGGCGCGGCATTAATCAATCAATTTGGGGGACACATGAAAAAGATCGTTTTGGCTGGTGCCTTTGCGGCGCTCACGGCAATGGCTCTGACAGGGTGCGCTCCAGCAGCCACCGCGCCGGCTCAAGCAAACCAGGCAGACACGCCCACAGCCATTTCCAGTCCGGCGGCCAATGAAGTCTTGCTCGCGGACTTTCTCGTCGGCAGATGGCACTGCAAAGGTGATTCCAGCAGTGAGTGGGATAGCGACGTCCAGTTCTTCGGCGTTGATACCAACCTGGTCGTAGCAATCAGCCCTGACGTGGAGTTCGAGTCCAGCGGCATCATGACCTCTTACGACGGCCCCGGCAAGAAAGCATCCGTGTCCAGGACAGACGAGTGGGAGTACAAGGACGGCGCGCTACTCCTTGGGCAGTCATACGTCAAGATGCCTGAAATCATTCAGGTTCCAGGGACGACAGGAGCGTTCCTTGGCCTGGGCGATGATCCCGCGAAAAGCTCAGACACCGACGCCAAGGCGGAACTGACGTTTGGCCCCGACAGCATGACCATGAAGGTCGCACAGTATGTTGACGGGCATAAGGCCCTCAACCAGGGACAGACGGTCACCTGTCGGAAGTAGCTCCGACCAGGTCCGGGGCCCTTTCGCAACCGGCGCCGGACCGTGAGCGAGCATCGCCCAGTCTTCGACTTTCAACGAGTGCCCTTAGAGGGCATGGACGTCGTCGTGGGCCCACGCGGGTTGGCCCGCTACTGAAGGATTGATGATGGCTTCCTGGGGCCGCGGAGTTACTCGCCGCTCACCCAGGCGCCGGCTCAATGAAAGCGCTATCGATTTTTTGGGTTCTACTCGGCCTCCCCGTCATCGGCCCAGTAAACCGTGAGTCCCGAATGATCGCTTCAAGGCCTATTGGATTCCCCAACATATTCGAGGTGTTTCCGCTACGAATATGCAATTCCCCATCGTCGCCAGGCGTACAGCTCATGAGCTGCTGGAGAGCAGGACACAAAAGTTGGCCGTCCTGATCGGTGCCCCATTTGTCACTTTTGCACGGCGTATGGTTAGCGTGACGAATACTCATAGGTCAGCGCGAAGCGACTCATCAAATATTGGGGGAAATTATGGGCTGGTTCAGCTCCACCGGCGGCGAACGTGCTGCTGACACACGCGCGCGGGAAGGGCAGCAGAACCGCGAACACCAGGCTCGTATGAGCGATGTTGAATGGAAGCGGACGCGTCTCAAGCAGTATAACGACCGCAATCAGAAGCACAAGATGGCTGCGTTCGAGATGGAAAAGCAGGAGGCAAAGCGGGAGAATCGCCCGCCAAGGCTGTGGAGCCCCGAGCAGGTCCCGGATCTTCCACTGCCGCCAGAGCTTCGTCCTCCTGAGCCTAAACGCCGGGAGCCGTGGCGGTTCGAGGGATTTTCGACCAATGACCTGAAAATGTTCAAATGGCTGGGCATCATCATCCTGCTGTATGTGCCGTTCGGTGTCGCTCTGCAGATTGTGAATGGCTGGCCGGGCATCATTAGCGTTCCTGTACTGGCGGCCGTCGTTCTCACCGAAGTCTGGCTGGTTGTGCGTTACATGGCCAAAGGAGACGCTGCAAAACTGGAGAGGGCTGAGAAGCTCAACCCGATAAACGTAGCCAAGACGTCGACTGCGTGGGCCAAGCGCAAGGCCGCCGGAGGTAAGAATGTCGATGGAAGGTCGACCGCCCAGTTCAGTCAGCGTCAGGATTACCAGCCCGAGCAGGACGACTAACGTTCCTCTGCCCGCGAAAAAGGTAACGAGGCTTGCCACGGCTCCTCACTCACCAAAACAACTGACTTAGTCGAGTAACTGCGTGGCGTGAGCGTCCTCGCCGCGCCGCTCTACGGGGCCCCGTGGGCCCAATATTCCACGTCGCATTGCTCCGTATGAGGCAGCAGTGCCTCGATAAACACGGTTCCTGCTGCCATGAAGTCTGCTCCGTCCTTCCTAAGCAGTCCCAAGTGGGCAACGGAATTTTCGCGCCTCCAAAACCAGGTCCTGCTGCTGTTGAGTCCAAGGCGAGGCCGAAGTTTTGGCTTCAATCATGGATCGAGCACTCGACAGTACATCCGCGCCCATTCGCGTCCGTAGCTTGGGGTGCTGTGGCAGAAGCAGGACCGCAATTCTGAATGGCCCGGACCCTGAGACTGCCGACGTGGCAGACCCGGACCTGCGTGAGGTATTGGATCAGCTCGCTGCAAACGGGCAGGGCCCTGCAAATGGACGCCGAGATCCGCAGAGCAATTGAGGACGCTGCACAGGATCGTTTGATGGGCTACTACCGGGACGATGGCTGGACTGTCACAGACACCCGGCAGAATCGCCCCTATGACGCTGTAGTGGATAGGGGTGGCGAGCGGATCTATCTTGAAGCGAAAGGCACACGGAGCAACGGTGACTCGGTCATCGTGACGCGCAACGAGGTCGACCACGCCCGCCAGCATCCGGGGCTCTGCATGATGGGCGTATGGTCCGGCATGACGTTCAGGCCGGACGGAACTGTGGACCCCGAGGCGGGGACCTTCAGGATCCTTCCTTTCGGTCCCGACACCAAGGACCTTCGTCCGCGCGACTTCGACTGGACCCTTCCCTGGGACCTGGAGTAAAGACGGCCGTCGGCCATATCTTGTGCAGTGACGGAACCTGCTGCAACTCCAGCTGGTTTCCGATTGGTAGAGTCAGCCCCGTGGCACCTTTGCCGTTGACGTTCAGGGGGAAGCATGGGGCTCGGCAATTGGCTGCGGCAGGTAATCTGCAGTAGTTCAGTCTCGGTGGCCGAACCGAAGGCGCAGGTCAAACAAGAACCAGACCAGCCACCCGTCACGCTTCGCATCTCCATGCACCTCAACGCCTGTCTGGAGGTTGGAGCACCACCACTTTCGCCAAGGATGCCGTTACCTCCCTCGCGAACCGCAAAGGCCTCGGTGAGCGCGGCTATTACGAGGGCCAGGCGCAGCTTCAGCGCGAACCCGAGAACCCGGTAGATCCGCAGGCTGTGGCTGTGCTCGTGGATGGTGAGAAAGTCGGCTGCCTCCCGTCCTACGCCGCCAGAGATCTCCCCCTTCCCCCCGGCGCCAGTGAACCAGCGCGCTACCAGCTGCACGTCCTCCGGGATCAAAAAACTGCTGGCCAAGGCCTACGTCTGGCTGGGCGACGCCGAGCCCGAATGGCAGTTCACAGCGCAGAACCCGCCGGCGCTCACATCCAGGGAACGGATCAACAGCTCCCACACAGAGAAGTCCTCGATGGTCAGGGAAGCGCTGCAGGGCGCTGGAATCGACGAACCGATGGACCGGGTTCTCCTCGGCCAAACCCACGGCGGGCCCCAATGGTCCCGGGTCGAATGGGCACAACAGCTGCTGCTCCACGCCTACACGCACAGCAACACCAAACACTCCGCCCCCATCCTCACCGCCATCGCCTTCGTCAACTGGTGGGAAGGCCGAGGCAGCAAAGCCCACCAATTCCTCCAACTCGCCCTCGAAGCCTCATAGGCCCGCAGGTATAGGGATGCGGACGACGACGGCGGGACGTTTCCGAGCCAGTTCTCCACCGCTCTGTCCCATCCGCCCGGGTCGGAATTCCACTCCTGCGCATGCTCCACGCAGGGGAAGTGAGCAGCGTTGCCAGTCCGGGGCGCCAAAGTCAGGCGGATCAACCAAACCAGGGCTGCCCGGAAGAAGAGTCCGGATCCCACACACCTCCGCTCTGGGGACGGATCGTACCCCAGCCACAGATAACCCCGGAGACGTTCCCGCTGAACCTGGAAACGTCCAACGAAACCTACGATCCGGGCCGCAAAGTCATGTCGCCTGGAACAGAGGCCTGCATGAAGTGGTGTCAGCAGGAATCAGGAGGAAGGTACCGAAATGCGGGTCGAAAAGCCGCCCGTGCACAAAAGTGTGCACAATGTGCACACCCCCCTTTGGCCGGACAAACACGCGATGAGCGTCGTCTGCCTGGCTCGTAGCAAGCAGCTATCCGCGGAAGATCCTCGAAGACAATTCCGCTTAGTCACGTCGTCACCACAACTCTTGGCCATGAATGAGTGAGGGCCAACAACTGGCCACCGGAACAGCCAGATAGGACGGCACATACCCCAGATTCCAGCAGGCGGAGGGCCCAGAGGCCAGGGGCCTTGATCCCGCCACCCACACAACCGAATAGGCGACCGCGGCGCCAGGCACAAGCCCGCGGACAACGTCAGAGGGACCCGTGGAGGGTCAATGTCCACACATTAAAGCAAAAACCCCTCTGACGAGGGGTTATGCGTGCCCGAGGTGGGACTCGAACTGCATTCCAGCCCTTGCCAACACTGGGCTCCCGCGGAAACATTCCGAGTACGGCCCGATCCAGCCCCAGTACGACCGAGTCCGAAGCCCAGAGTGTGCACAATGTGCACACCCCTTTTGCCCACTTACCTGCCCCATATAGCCGGCCAGACCGTTGATCCAGCACTTGTCCCGCGCGTTCTCTCCTTTTGCCCTCCCCCGGGCCGCTGGTTCGCCACGGACAACGACAGCCTCGAAGGGTGACTGCACTAAGGCAACACCAGGATGAGCTGGCTTAGGCCAAGACGACGAAACGTCCATTATCGGCGTTCAAGAGGTGTGGCGGAGATGTTCGAAATTCCCCAGACCATGTCGCTAAACAGAGTTCGTAGTGTTGCGCCGTTTCTGTTTTCTCTACCTGGGTAAAGCGAAACGGCTCCATCCCGGGACTTTGGTGGCGAGCTCCTTGATCCGCTCGGGATGCCTGCCATGCTGGGCATGCTTACGGTGGGCAGACACCCACGCTGCCTGGCGCGTTCGGCATCGTCGCCGGCGGCGTAGTGCGGCGGCCGCCCGCGTTTCTTCATCCGGCGGATCAATTCGCCGCGGCGTTTGCTGCCACAGGCGTTCATTGTTGTAGCTGTGGCCATCGGCCCAATCAGGAACTCGCTTGCCGAGGACACGGGATGCCGCTGCTTCCAACTTTCCCTGTCGGTGGAGTAGTCAGATCTGCGCTTCAGCGCCCTGTACAGCTGCTCTTCTTCGCTGCGTGATATCGATTTCATCATAACGTTCAACCGCTTGCAAGGGTGGGACCGACGTGAGACCGCTATTGCCATTCGCAACCCTCGACCCTTAGGGTGATATCGATATCAGTGATCCGCATCATATGCGGCCTCCTATGCCTCGTGCACGGACGTCTGATGTCGCTCACCTGCACCGGAACGAAGGGGTTCACCTTGTGAAGCACCAAACTCTCTGCCGCCCGCTGGGCGGCGCTCTAACGCTCTCCCTGCTTGTCAGCACCGCCTTGGCGACGGGGGCCGTGGCGGCACTCCCCCAGGCTCCTGCTAATGACATTGCGGCCGGGTTCGATATACCGGGAGGCTCATTTGAGGATGCATCAGCGCCGGGACTTCCCGGTGGCTGGACCTCCAGTGGCCCAGGAACGGCAACGACTGGCACTTCCTCAGCCCGCGCCGGGGCCAGGGGCGTGCGGGTGGCCTCCTCCTCCGAGGCCCCGACGATTCTCAGCTCTCCGGAAGTGAAGCTCAAGAAGAGCACTGAGGTTGTTTTTTACCGGCTGATGGTCAGGTTGGCGGAGGGCTCTCCAAAGGCTGAGCTGCGGGTCCGCTTTACAGACGCCGGCGGTAAGGAAGTGGGCCAACAGTCCGCAGCCGCTGACCTGAAGTCCGGGTCATGGTCAGCAGTAAGTCTGACAGCGGTGACACCCGCTGATGCAAAGAATGTTCAAGTTATTCTGCAAGTTCAGGGCTCAGGTTCCATCGATGTGGATGACGTGTCACCGGACGTACGTCAGCAGCGCGAGCTTGTTCCCAACGGAGGAGCCGAAGCCCTTGCGACCCCGGCGCCATCAGCTGCGAACGGGTGGTCCGCGGCGTCCACTCAGTGGGAACCGGTCCCGGTCCCTAATCCTTCTGCGGAAGAAGGAACGACCTCCCCGGCCAACTGGAAGACGTACAACTACGCGGCACCCAAAGCAACGATGGTGTGGGACTCGGCGGTTGCCCATTCCGGCTCGAAATCCTTGCGGATCGACGGGGTACCTGGCGGGATCGGTGACTGGCAGCAGATCAACTACGTGCCTGTTACGCCGGGAATCTATAGGTTTGGCTTCTGGGTTAAAGGACAGAATGCCGCGTCTGGCGATATTCGCCCCCTGGTGATCTTCCGCAATGCCAATGGTCAGACCGTTGGCGGTGACAAGGTTGTACAGAACTCCGTTTCCACCGGAGATTGGACCTATGTTGAGTCGGTGCTGGAGGCCCCGGCAGGTGCTGTTTCAGTCCGGATAGACTACCGGCTGTATAACGCCGGAACAGCCTGGTTTGACGATGTTTCCATCTCCCGTCAGGTGACCGTTCCCGGCGTGACTGAAGGTAATGTGGCCGGTCCGGACGCAGGGACAGCGAAAACCGGTTCAAACTCTCTGACGATCAAAAACCAGTCCGATGCCGACCAGTCCGTGCTGGAGTCTTCGCCGTTCCCCGTTGAGCGGCTCGCCGGATACGACTTCTCAGCGGCGGTGAAAACCGCTCTTCAATCCGGTAGGGCAACGGCCGGTCTGAAATACCTGGACGCGAACGGCACCACTCTCAGCGAGCAGGTGGTCGAACCGGTGGAAGGTGCCAGCGAATGGCATGCCTCCGGCCTTCAAGGGTTCCCCCCTGCCGCCGCCACGGAGGCGAAGGCGTTCGTGCGTGTCGCAGGCAAAGGCCAGGCCTGGTTTGACGATCTTTCGCTGATCCGGAGCACGGTCATCGATCCGGCAAAAGATGCAAGCAAAAATGCGAGGCCCTCCTTGCTGTTGGGCAAAGGCGACGTCAGCGCGCTCAGGGAACGCGTCAAGAATGGCGCTGTCGGTGAAGAATACCGGCGACAAGTCGCTCTGTCGGAGAAGTGGAGCGCCGAGCAGCTTTCAGACCCTGCCTACCTGGTCAACCCACACCGGGGACAAAGCAATATCTACACAGTTCCCGCCGGTGCGACCAAGATGCGCCTTGCCGCCGAATTCAGCGGCAAAGGCTCCAGTATGGTGGACGGAATCAGCCTCATCTCCCTGGCCAACAGCCAGCCGCTGTCCATCCCCGATAACAGCTTCGAGACTTTCGACTCGTCGGAGAGTGCCTGGGCAGCCAGCGGAGCCACGGCAGGCGCCCAACTTACCAAGTCCACAGACTGGGCTGTTGCTGGCACCGCTTCTCTTAAATACACAGGGGCAGCCCCGGCCGACAAGATCACCGCGACCTTGAATGCGGACCTTCCCGCAACGGCCGGTGGGCGCTACTCGCTGGGTGCCACCATCAGCCAGCGAGGACTCATCGACGGCGCCGGACTGACGTGGACAGTAACCTTCACCAACGACTCCGGCGTGCCAGTAGGTACCGCCTACAAGGCACCTGCCTACAACTGGGACACCCACACCCGATGGGACTCCCCGCTGTTTGAAGCCACCCAGGCAAGTGCCAACGTCTACCTGGTCACCGGTGACGAAACCGCAGCACAAAAAGCCATCCTCGGACTGAAGTACCTCATCGGCGAATCCATCTGGGGAATGAACTACGCCCTCACCTCCGGAGGCAAACCCAATGGCGAGGACGGCTACGGCGCGGTGCACTTCGGCCGTGCCATGGGTGGATTCGCGCAGGCGTTGGATCTGGTGCTCGACTCCAAGGCCATGAGCGCCGCTGACCGGGCATGGCTCACGGACCGACTGGGCTGGATGCAAGACACCCAGATGAACCAGACGTACTACAACAGGTCCACCGAAGCCGGACGGATCTCGAACTGGAACCTCGACCGGGCCATCGGCGTCGGGA
Protein-coding regions in this window:
- a CDS encoding histidine phosphatase family protein, encoding MEPAADVLARARPALDALLADSPGVSVIVVTHDAVIRPLIASTDPTKTVLAVPTGSWNGL
- a CDS encoding DUF3883 domain-containing protein produces the protein MGYYRDDGWTVTDTRQNRPYDAVVDRGGERIYLEAKGTRSNGDSVIVTRNEVDHARQHPGLCMMGVWSGMTFRPDGTVDPEAGTFRILPFGPDTKDLRPRDFDWTLPWDLE
- a CDS encoding heparinase II/III family protein, producing MDDVSPDVRQQRELVPNGGAEALATPAPSAANGWSAASTQWEPVPVPNPSAEEGTTSPANWKTYNYAAPKATMVWDSAVAHSGSKSLRIDGVPGGIGDWQQINYVPVTPGIYRFGFWVKGQNAASGDIRPLVIFRNANGQTVGGDKVVQNSVSTGDWTYVESVLEAPAGAVSVRIDYRLYNAGTAWFDDVSISRQVTVPGVTEGNVAGPDAGTAKTGSNSLTIKNQSDADQSVLESSPFPVERLAGYDFSAAVKTALQSGRATAGLKYLDANGTTLSEQVVEPVEGASEWHASGLQGFPPAAATEAKAFVRVAGKGQAWFDDLSLIRSTVIDPAKDASKNARPSLLLGKGDVSALRERVKNGAVGEEYRRQVALSEKWSAEQLSDPAYLVNPHRGQSNIYTVPAGATKMRLAAEFSGKGSSMVDGISLISLANSQPLSIPDNSFETFDSSESAWAASGATAGAQLTKSTDWAVAGTASLKYTGAAPADKITATLNADLPATAGGRYSLGATISQRGLIDGAGLTWTVTFTNDSGVPVGTAYKAPAYNWDTHTRWDSPLFEATQASANVYLVTGDETAAQKAILGLKYLIGESIWGMNYALTSGGKPNGEDGYGAVHFGRAMGGFAQALDLVLDSKAMSAADRAWLTDRLGWMQDTQMNQTYYNRSTEAGRISNWNLDRAIGVGMVSMALPNLTSSATYRAHAQGEVRWTLDTVVGDDGAFPETIRYHAAPLVRLVPFAQALQRAGGTDLVNDPKLKKMFSFLVNIQTPVDSTNTKAPGTVLMPAIGDADYNEKPYRILGWNASLYKETDPELSAQMQWTWQRAGSPVADTGANPWALPPLLNTDPGLLAKDPQLSSSTVASVGYDILRDKVGTADENYLIMSNTPRPLGHNHDDRSGFSLWGKNVPLALDSGTGGYFNGDNVWFNSAAAHNVVQFQVNGAWQGTAPQVTTPVRHHSDKLDLIQTGGATPGATEYQRNVVQLKGAFNSFLIWDRIKSSAPSRFNLHTLTTSIDQTPGKLTAHGYKGVDLDVHLLGAAQPSVALDSGRVSGDWPQPNQQWIQLGQPAGTDHTVLLQPRATGEKALETIEHPTGTATLKAYELVAANGERAMVLLNSGDAVAQADLGLTSGWTADTPAENGSVNGTTINVAAHQALVLIKTP